One Leptolyngbya sp. SIO1E4 genomic window, TTGGTCGTCGACAAGGTATCGCCCGATGACTGGGGCGATTTCAGCGTACCCCTTCTCTCGCAATAGCTGCCCTTCTTGCGGATTACCGGGTTCCGGCACGATGACTAAGACTGTTTCACCGGCTTGGGTTTTACCGTCTTCATCCCACTCCATAGATCCTTGCCAGCTGACTGAGGCTCCTCCAACCGCGCAGGCTGGATCGACCTCATGTAGTTTACAGATCTCGATTACTTGGCGGGCATCCGGCGCAAGTACTGAGGCCGTAATTTCGAGTTGTCCTAACTCTGTACGACGCATTGCTAAATGGTGAGTGGTTCGTTGGGAAACCCAACGCCCCTGACTCATGCGAAAAAAGTCCATTGCTTCCATAAACAAATTTGGCGTCGATGACACCTAAGTTAAAGCCTGTGTAGCTATTGTAATGAGAGTGTGCGCGGGTAGAAACCTCGAAATCGTGGCCAACCAGAGTCGAATGATGGAAAAGCAACGGTGGATTCAGCGGTATGGTCGCTACGCTGTGATAGGACTAGCGATCGCTCTGCTCTGCATGGGCTTCAATATCTCCGATAGTTGGGCGCAAGAGTCCCCAGGAGACCCCCCGCTGGAGGAGGCTGCTGAGACAGGGGAGCCAGCCCCGCCAGAAGCGGCTGCGGAGACGGGGGAGAACTTTTCAGATAACCCTATCACTGCCCCCCTGGAACAGCTGGCACCACCGGAGGTGCGAGCGTTTTGGGAGACACCGGCAGAGACTCAAATTGCTCCGATTCTGCTTGATGGTCGTGTGCTTTTCCATGTCACTGCCGCTGCGGGGGATAGCACCTTGACCGCGATTCGTCGGGCCGCAGACATTGAAAAGCGCTTGGTGTACCTCGCGCAAACAATCCTGGATTCAGGCAATATTGATGGCCTCAACGTAGATGATACTGAGGATGATTCAACCAACCAGCCCATTATCTATATCAATGATGAAGCGCTGATGACGGTTACGTACCTAGACGCTAGTTTGCATGGGGCAACCATGGATGTACGAGCTGATCAGCTGGTTAGCGACCTAGAATACGCTTTAACCCGTTACTACCTTGAAAGGCAACCGGAGTTTCTCTGGCAACGGGTTCGTTGGGTGGCAGCTATCATTTTATTGACGCTGCTCGGGAGTTTTGCGCTGACGCACTTCTACCGAGGATTTGCGACCCGTCGTCAGCACCTTATCCCTCAGGCTCACCCCCAAGCTTCCTCTGGTGCTAAGCACGTATCCAATCAGGGAATGGTTCCTGACATCCGCAAAACCCTGCTCAATCAGCAGCGGGCCAACAGCCTGAGGGCCTTAGAGCAGACGCTGCAGTTTACCCAAGTGGCTTTGTGGGTGGGCAGTGGGTTTGTTATTTTAGGGCTCTTTCCCTATACCCGCTGGCTGCAGCCTTTGATTGTGAGTAACGTGCGACTCCCGCTGCGGTTGCTGTTGCTGTCGCTGGTGGCCTATGGGCTAATTCGGCTGGCCAATATTTGGATAGACCGAATATTGGTGGCGGTGCAAACCAATGCGACTCCGACGATTGAGCGATCGCAGCGCCTCGCCCTGCGCTTATCTACGTTCTCTCATGTGATTAAAAGCATTGTGGCAGCGGTCATCGGGGTCATTGCTTTTCTCATTATTCTGAGCCAGTTAGGGGTGCAGGTGGCACCGCTATTAACTGGGGCTGGGTTAGTTGGGGTGGCGATTTCTTTAGCGTCTCAGAACTTGATTAAAGACATTATCAATGGCTTATTAATCTTGCTGGAGGATCAATATGGCGTCGGGGATGTCATTATCGTGCGCGAGGTTTCTGGGTTTGTAGAAACCATGAACCTCAGGATTACCCAGCTGCGGGATACCGGAGGGCAGCTGATTACCATTCCTAATAGTCAGATTGATATTGTGCAGAACCTCTCTAAGGAGTGGTCACGGGTGGATCTGATGATTCCGGTGGGGCTGGAAGCCAATATTGATCAGGCTTTGCAATTAGTTGAAGAAATTGCGACTGAAATGAGTCAAGACGGTATCTGGGGGCCGTTGATTCTAGAGCCTCCGTTGCTCTTAGGGGTCGATAATCTTGACCATGCGGGGGCTACCATTCGTATTTGGATCAAGACTCAGCCGCTCAAACAGTGGGATGTGGCTCGGGAATATCGGCGCCGTTTAAAGATTGCTTTTGAGGCGGCCCAAATTCCCTTGGGTGTTCCTCAGCAAGTCCTGCATGTGATGGGAACACCGCCTGATCCGGTTCTGACTGGCACGACATCGTCTGCTACCAATGGCACCCCTACAGAGGTGTTAGAAACCCCGTCGGCAAGCGCTCAATCCTAAACTCTCCTCTACACTCCCAGGCTCTATGACCTCTCTGGCTGCTTTTTCCCCAGTTGCTGTCCCGAAAATCCGCTATTGGTACTGGCGAGGGTGGAAAATCCGCTATTGGGTGTTGTCAGCGGCTCAGCCTGGTGCCGCTTCTAACCCGCCGATGCTCCTTTTGCATGGGTTTGGCGCGAGCCTGAATCAGTGGCGTGATAATTTTGCTGCGCTGGCAGAACATCAGACGGTCTATGCTTTAGATTTGCTAGGGTTTGGCGGTTCTCAGAAGGCTTCCACCCTGTTTAATACAGACTTGTGGAGTGCTCAAATTTATGAGTTTTGGCGGCTGTGGATTGGGCGCCCAGCGGTGCTAGTGGGGCATTCCTTAGGGTCGTTGGTCTTGCTGAACAGTGCAGTGATGTACCCGGAAATGGTGCATCGGTTAGTGATGTTGACGTTGCCTGCGGCCCGTGAAGAGTTATTGACGGGCTGGGTGGAGTCAGTGTCTCGAACCCTGGAGCGAGTCTTTTCTACGCCGTTGCTGATCCGCCCGCTATTTAAGTTTGTGCGCCAGCCTTGGGTGATTCGGGGGGTGTTACGGGGCCTTTATCAAACTAAAGATCGGGTGGATGCGGCGTTGGTTTGGCAGTATGTGCAACCTACCGGCGATCGCGGTGCCGCCAGAACCCTCTGTTATCTGGTGCGATCGCGAACTGAACTCCAGTTCACCCCAGAAACCCGCAAGCT contains:
- a CDS encoding phycobiliprotein lyase, producing the protein MEAMDFFRMSQGRWVSQRTTHHLAMRRTELGQLEITASVLAPDARQVIEICKLHEVDPACAVGGASVSWQGSMEWDEDGKTQAGETVLVIVPEPGNPQEGQLLREKGYAEIAPVIGRYLVDDQDGLVLTTEYATMSSVERFWFPNETLRLRTSTVIGLSNTASFCVETRVDEGTTSPPESVSVPPEMETLPAAYYSALGW
- a CDS encoding mechanosensitive ion channel family protein: MRVCAGRNLEIVANQSRMMEKQRWIQRYGRYAVIGLAIALLCMGFNISDSWAQESPGDPPLEEAAETGEPAPPEAAAETGENFSDNPITAPLEQLAPPEVRAFWETPAETQIAPILLDGRVLFHVTAAAGDSTLTAIRRAADIEKRLVYLAQTILDSGNIDGLNVDDTEDDSTNQPIIYINDEALMTVTYLDASLHGATMDVRADQLVSDLEYALTRYYLERQPEFLWQRVRWVAAIILLTLLGSFALTHFYRGFATRRQHLIPQAHPQASSGAKHVSNQGMVPDIRKTLLNQQRANSLRALEQTLQFTQVALWVGSGFVILGLFPYTRWLQPLIVSNVRLPLRLLLLSLVAYGLIRLANIWIDRILVAVQTNATPTIERSQRLALRLSTFSHVIKSIVAAVIGVIAFLIILSQLGVQVAPLLTGAGLVGVAISLASQNLIKDIINGLLILLEDQYGVGDVIIVREVSGFVETMNLRITQLRDTGGQLITIPNSQIDIVQNLSKEWSRVDLMIPVGLEANIDQALQLVEEIATEMSQDGIWGPLILEPPLLLGVDNLDHAGATIRIWIKTQPLKQWDVAREYRRRLKIAFEAAQIPLGVPQQVLHVMGTPPDPVLTGTTSSATNGTPTEVLETPSASAQS
- a CDS encoding alpha/beta fold hydrolase, which gives rise to MTSLAAFSPVAVPKIRYWYWRGWKIRYWVLSAAQPGAASNPPMLLLHGFGASLNQWRDNFAALAEHQTVYALDLLGFGGSQKASTLFNTDLWSAQIYEFWRLWIGRPAVLVGHSLGSLVLLNSAVMYPEMVHRLVMLTLPAAREELLTGWVESVSRTLERVFSTPLLIRPLFKFVRQPWVIRGVLRGLYQTKDRVDAALVWQYVQPTGDRGAARTLCYLVRSRTELQFTPETRKLIPQVQVPTLLLWGDADNVIPLSWGQQIAPLNPLVTLMVMPKTGHFMYDEKSDEINQQILDWLKGA